The Saccopteryx leptura isolate mSacLep1 chromosome 5, mSacLep1_pri_phased_curated, whole genome shotgun sequence nucleotide sequence AGCCCTGCGCTGGAGGCCCAGCCACAGAAACAGCTCCGTCCAGCCGGgtctctccccgccccctccgTCCCCTGCTCCCAGTGCACTGGCCAGCTCCCTGTTCTTCACATCCACCGGGCTCCTCCCTCGTGGCCTTCCCACAGGCTGCCCAGAACATTCTTTATTAATCCTTACCCCTCTTCCAAGACTCAGCCTGATGTCAGGTCCTGGGGGACACCTTCCCTCATTCTCCCTGTTCCCCCCTACTAGATTAATTCCTCTTCCTATTCCCCATCCCCTAGCCCCTGGACTCATCTTCAAAGTAATTATCACCACCTGAAAGTGTTTCCCTGTCTCCCGTCTGTCTCCCCCTACCATACTATAAGTACCAGGACGGCAGAGAGCATCTCTGTTTGACTCCCCACTATATCCCCAGAATCTGAACAAtaagagaggaacaggaagtgtttgttgaatgaatgaagtgaTCTTTCACTCAGGCCTTTGATGTGGGGGAACGCCTGGGGGAccctccaggcagaggggacagaatAGGCAAAGGCCTGGAGGTGGGAAGATAGGTCCTGGCAGGTGCCTTGCGGTTTGGAGCTCAGGAGGCAAAGGTGGGAGAACCGCAGTGGGTAGAGGTGGCCGGCGGGGGGACACAGAGGAGACTGGACCTTACCtgaagctggggggggggtgtttcagCTTTGCAGGCATCTCTCGAAGCACCACCATCGTGACAGCATATGTGATGACCGTGACGGGACTAGGCTGGCGGGAAGTGCTTGAAGCCATCAAGTCCACGCGGCCCATTGCCAACCCCAACCCAGGCTTCAGGCAGCAGCTTGAAGAGTTTGGCTGGGGCAGTTCCCGGAAGGTAGGGGCTGGGGCGGAGTGGGGGGCTCTTCTTTCCCGCTTGAGCTGAGCACCTATGGGAAAGAATTTAGCCCGGGCTTCAGACCTGGCAGAAGGTTTTGGGGGGAGGTCTCAAAACGTATGGCCCTTGAGCTAATAATATATAGCCCCTAGGTATATATTTGCTTGGATAGCCAGctgtttcctttccctttttaatttagaatttgaATGCCTTTGGGCCAGACTATGGACACTTCGATTTGATCAGGTCCCAGAACTGCCTGCTCTAACCGCCTGGAACCTGCAGGCATCTGAGCATTCTGCTCCTTTGGGGAGAAATGCTGGTCTcctacacacacgcacatgtgcgcgcgcgcacacacacgcacacatgcgcGCTCTTGATGAGGCCAAAGCAGTCCCTTCTCTTATGCCCGCTGGGCAGATGGCACAGGAAGATGTCAGGAACTGAGGCCTCTCTGGCAACAGGGGGTCCgatacagagaggagagagaagcagcaggtgCAGGAAGGCCTCATCAGGTGGCAGGCCGGCACCCAGAGGCTTAGCTGCAAGACTTGAGGGCAGAGGCAAGCAAGGCAGAGGCCCTGTGTGAGGGGGCTTGCTGTGCAGGGGGAGAAGTTAGTGTGGTCCCCGCTGTGCAGGCAGGGGGGTCATTTAGCAGGTCCAGGAGATGAAATGTCAGAAGGAAAGTGGGTTGAGGGGGATGGAAACTccgaggggaggctgggaggatgTTCGGGAAGGCGAGGGGCTTAGCCAGGTGTGGAAAGCGCTCAGAAGGACGGAAGCTATGGGGTTTGTGCAGGGGACCAGTCCGGTGGTCTGGCACCCACCCCGGACCCCCGACATCCCTCCCCAGCTTCGCCGGCAGCTGGAGGAGCGCTTCGGAGAGAGCCCGTTCCGCGACGAGGTGGAGGTGCGCACGCTGCTGCCGCTGTGCAAGCGCTGCCGGCAGGGCTCCGCGACCTCGGCCGCCTCCCCCGCGCCGCAGGCCTCGGCCTCCGAGGGAACCCTGCAGCGCCTGGTGCCGCGGGCGCCCCGCGAAGCCAACCGGCCGCTGCCGCTGCTGGCGCGCGTCAAGCAGACTTTCTCTTGCCTTCCACGGTGTCTGTCCCGCAAAGGCGGCAAGTGAGGACCCCGCGTCTCTTCCTCCCGACTGGTCCCCTGCAGGGGGGCTGTCTGGGCCCCCCACGGCCTCCAGGAGGGCCCAGAGCCCGTGGAGCCCCCGGCGGCCTGATCCCTGCGCCTGCCCCCTGTGCCCCGCCCCGCTTGTGTGCAGTAGTGTGTCCTCCGTCTGTGCGTCTCTGTGTCTGGGCCAGCCTGCTGCAGCCACCTGGTGCCTTAGTCcttgggctgggggcgggggcaccCGGGCCTCCTCTCTTCAAGGCCAGCGAGTGGgagtgggtgggtaggtgggtgggggtTGGACAGGCCTGGGGGATATTAAAGAGACACAGAAGCTgcctgtctgagtgcctcccagTCATTGGGTCATTTACTGATGGTCGCCATGGGCCCGACAAGGTGCTAAACATTTTACACgcatctcatttcatcctctaTGAAGTAGGTGTTGCTATTTAACAGATGGGGGAATTAAGGTTGGTGCCCAAAGTCCACCAGCTAGCAAGCGGTGGGGCCCTGATTTGACACCCGGCAGTCTGGCTATGAACCCCACCCTCCTAATGATTACAACTCTGCCCCATAGGAAAATGAAGGGGTCATGTGACACGCTGAAGACCTCTGCTCTGatgtaattattttatgttatatagaTAGTTTTGTATTTAATCATATGAAATACTTTATGCCCCGTGGGAGCCCTACCAGGCTGAGGCTGAGTCCTGGCTATGGCTACAAGCGTCAGAACTGGGTGGCAGCTGGGACATGGGGACAGAGGACCTCTGTGCAGGTACACATGAGGGACAGAGCAACCAGCCTCCGGTCAGTGCTGACGGGGCACCCAGCTCTGTACTTGCTGCAGAGGGGCCGGTTTCTCTTCtcctggagcctcagtttccctaggTGCACAGCAAATAGAGCAGTTTGAGCACCTTGACCTCTCAGATCACAAACCCCATGTGACAATTGAATGAAAGATACAAACCTTAGAAAAATGCATAGATGTGAAAAATTTGCACGTGCTTTCAGGGAGATCACAGACCCCAACAGGAGCCCCTAAACTCCAGGTGTAGCTGTTGGGAGGCACCCCGGGGCACTGTTTAGGctcctgggctctggggacagaGAGATACAGGGTTACATCTTGTCTCCAACACCCGTCAGCCTTGTGACCTTGTTAGAGggctttaacctctctgagctttagtcTTCTTAACAATAAAAGGAGTGATTACACTCATGTGACCTGCTGTTATGGGAACCAACCTGGCCGCTGCAGGGAAGGCTCTGCCTAGCCAGGCCAGCACTGCGGGGAGCGTCAGTAAATGGGGACTCCAAGGTTTAAGGCGATAGTTCTCCAAGTGTGGCCCATGGACCAGCTGGTTCAGAATCGCACGGGGAACCTGCTAAGCTCTGGTTCTGCAGGTCTGGGGTGGAGGCCTCCCAATTCTGATGGGACTTAGTTTGAGAAGCACCTTTCCAGCCTCTACATAGTCCAGGTTCTAAAAAAGGACTGGTAAGTTTCTGGCCTGCTGGGACGAGCAGTAAACAGGTGCAGGGGTGGGGCAAGGGACGCCTCTGCGTGCCCGTCGCCCCCACACACCCCTTACCCCCTATGGGTCTAGGCGTCCCATGGCGTCTCTAGCCGACCCCCCGCAAGGGGCCCGACGTCTTCAAAGCCAGGCGACACGGGGAGTGGCGGAAGGAAAGGGCCTACCAGGAGAGGGAGCAAAATGGAAAGTGAAACCTGCCTGGCCAGACTTTCGCTTTCACCGCCTCCGTGCTGCCACACAGGTGGCCGCGATCGCCAGGCGCGCTGGGGTCTAACCGCCGCGCGCCCCCGACCTATCCCGCGGATTACTGCGTCCCGGATGGCCGGCGACCCCTggcggagggaggaagggaaggttcCCGACGGCAGGCGACTCATGGCTGGGGCCGGGGGTCCCCTGCGCCTCCGTGACTGGCTGGTGGCGCAGATCGAGAGCGGGCGCTACACGGGGTTGCGCTGGGAGGACGAGGGCAAGACCCTGTTCCGCATCCCCTGGAAGCACGCGGCCAAGCAGGGTTACCAGGCGCAGCAGGACGCGGCGCTTTTCAGGGTAAGGGGGCAGGGGCCGGGGACACCGGCCaggccccagcgcccagggcacaGACCGACCTACgcgctgggtgaccttgggccacTCGCTTGGCCCTTAGCCTCAGTCCTCTCTAGTGTTTTCCACTTATGGGAGACCCTCAGACACCCTTTTATAACAGAATCACTACAGCTGGGTGACCTGCACTGTCCCCACCTCTCAGGGGCCTCTCCAACCTCTCCACAGTGGGGAAACTAGATGCCATTGATGGGACTCCCTCAACTTCCCACCCCCACACCATGCCAACCCAGCAGCTGGGGACATTTTCTGTGTGACCCACCCCACCAGGAATGTCCCCGTTTCCTCAGTCATTAACTTCCTCCAAACGGGCTCCTCCCCATAACATTTAAACTCCAGTACCTCCTGTAAGCCATGAGTCCTGGAGTCAACCAACCAACCACATAGCAAGCCACCACCAGGGCCCCAAACACCGCCTGTCTCCAGCTCCTGACCCTTGTCCTGGAAGAGTCTCCTGGCTGTCAGCTCCCTCCTTCACAGCCCCTcaactccttccctcccttcctaacCCCTTCTGGCTTCCGTCCTTCCTGCTGCATTTCTAGGTGCCGAAGCCCAGGATGCCAGCCACCTTGTCTTCTCTGACCCCTCGAGGATGAAAGGAGGGAGTCTGAGGcaccctccctcctccttgaAACACACTCACTTGTTTGCCCTCCCTCCACTTCACCCCACCTTCCTGGCCCCCGCTTCTCAGCTTCCAACCCCTCCCCTCCTATGTGGGGCTCTTGGCATCCACTCCTGGacttccctctccctgtcccagtctctccccccccccccaccccaccccaagcctGCTGCTCTCACAGTCCCCAGACCTGCCACACTCAGCATATCCTCAACACCACGCTCATCAGCTCCCCTCTACTAGCAGCACCTGTTCCCCAACATGGGATACTGCACCCGTTGCCACCAGACCCCAGAGCCCGGCACCTGCGCTCTGGCTGCCGCCTCTCTTCCAGTCTCTTTCTGCCCCGTTACCAAGGCCTGCTGGGGCTTCCCGCAGAGCTCCCGGTCAGTCCACCCACTTGAACccgttttccagcctttcaccaGGACCGCCGCTGTGACCTCACTGAGCTCCCTGCCTCCACCTGTGCCTCAGCTCCCTGCTCAGTCCTCCAGAGGGACCTTTCTAGACGTAACTCTCGCTCTGCCACTCCCCTACTCAGAGCCCTGGAAGGCTCACCGCCCTTGTGCTCAAGTCCCGCTCCTCACCTGGCCTCGTGGCCTCTCAGCCTTTCCAGAACTGCTTCTCGGCCACGTGCCCCGAACCCCGCTTCTCCCAGCTTTAGAGCCAGCCTGACAGTTCTTTCAGTTTCGAAATGCTTCATGgttctctcatcgttggaccttTGCACATGTCCTTCCCTCTGCTTGGAACACCCTCTGTCCTCCGCATTGACCTGGCCAGGTGTCACTGTGCTCAGCTGAAACATGTCCTTCTCCAGAGCGTCTTCCCTGACGCACTCATTCAATGCCTTTATTAAGCTCCAGCTCAGCCCTTCCCCCCATTCACCCCAGAttcctcctgctccccccactgAAACAACTTTCCCTGTGAAGTCTCAGTGCCTCGTATGAGTCTGTCCCCTCCAGCTGCAGCTGCTTCGGGGTGGTGACACTGagcgcagtgcctggcacacggcAGGTGCTCAGTAACTGTTTCTGTGGCCTGTCCCTTAAGACTTCTGTGCTGCTGTTCAGAGGAGAGAGATTCTGTAGGCTGGCACTCCCCATCCTCCTGGCTGCTTTGACTATCCCTCAGCCCAccaccgacacacacacacacacacacacacacacacacacgactccCTGGCTTCACCCCTTCCTTGTGCCCAAAACCCACGGGGTAAAGCTTGGCCTTTAAGGACATTCATGATCAAGCTTTGACCTGtcttttcttccttaatttctcttcccctTGCCCCCATCACACACAGTTAAGTTGATCCTCCTTATTTGTGGGTTCTATATGTGCAAATTGACTTACTTGCTGTAATTTGTAATCCTCAAATCATTACCCAGGGCACTGTTGCGGCCATTCACAGACATGTGCAGAACAGTCTAAAATCTGAGTCACCGAGAACACGCACATTCCCGGCTGAGGGGGAACGGGCGACGTCTGCCTTCTTTTGTCTGCTCTCAGACTATAAATCAATGTCCCTTTCACAGTCTATCTAGTgctgcattttaaatatttttgtgctttttgtcgGTGGTTTTACAATTGAAAGTGACCCGCAGACTACGCAGTGCTGAGGTGCCGTCTAGTGGTTCCTACGCACGGAATCCTATGACACACCTTACGGAGAAAATACAggattgggcaaaagtaggtttatggtcgtttatataaaaaataatgcaataattaataaataatactgcaagaataaaataaactctgTGCTTCACATACacctgtaaatctacttttgccccaccatgtCTGTGTGTCAGGGAAGCTCCGTTCAGGCATCCATAGAGTTTTGTTGGCTGTGAGTTCAGTGTCAATGAATCAACAGTTTATATCagataaggcaggggtccccaaactacggcccacgggccgcatgcggtcccctgaggccctTTATCTGTCCccggccgcacttccggaaggggcacctctttcattggtggtcagtgagaggagcatagttcccattgaaatactggtcagtttgttgattcaaatttacttgttctttattttaaatattgtatttgttcccgttttgtttttttactttaaaataagatatgtgcagtgtgcatagggatttgttcatagttttttttttatagtccggccctccaacggtctgaggaacaatgaactggccccctgtgtaaaaagtttggggacccctgagataagGTATCCTGCAGAAATACGTATAAAACAAAGTTAGGTATTGATCAGCTGCTGAAAGGCTGTAAACAGCCTCGTAGAAACCTAGCTCCGTGCTTCTCTAGGAGCAGTGGTTCCGGGTTCGCTCCTTCGAGGGGTGTGTAGATTTTCTAGAACATAACCACCACACATAATGAGGATCCACTGCGCCATTCCCTCAGACACACACAGCTGGCTCCGTCCAGCGACACCAGGCTCCGCGCTGTCCCCTGAATGCACCAGGCCCTTCTGCACTTCCTGGCCTTTGCTCAGGCTGTTCCCCCGCTACGAATGTCCCTCTCCACCTGGCAACATTTTGCTCACCCTTCAAAGCCCAGCTAAATCTATTACACAGATATTTAGAGAGTGTCTCTCGTGTGCCAGGCACCACTCTAAGTGCTTGGGGACACAGCACTTAGGGACACATGAGACTTAGGAACAAAACAAAGATCCCTGTCTCCTGATGATAGCCCCACCCCCCGCCCTGTGACCAGCTTACCTTTGAATGAGAGTATCTTTAATATCATGAATACGTGCTAAACACTTTACATAGCCTGTGCATCTTACCCCCGCCACAACCACGTGAGGTTAGGAATCATCCGCACTGCTTAAAGACAACAAAATCAAGCCTTCAAGGTCTCCTCACTGGCCAGTGGCATCAACATGGGAATGTGACTGTGCTTTGGTGTCCATGCTTCTTTCCCGCTGGGCCTGAGGGCAATGACTGCGTGGGATTCAGGAGTtaaaccccacccccagccctgaatGTGATCAATGCCAGCACTACATCTCCTTTGACTACTCTGCCCCAGCCACTCTGGCCTGCCTTGAATCTATCGATCTTTtcctacctcaggacctttgcacttgctaccCTTCTACTAAAACACCCTTCCCCAGCTCTTTGTCTGTCTCCATTCTCCTTTTCATTCAGGCTTCAGGTCAAATGCTACCTCCTCCAAGAAGGCCGGTTCTGGTCACCTTCTCTAAAGTAGCCCCTAATatttcttacttatttatttagtccCTTAACTACAACCATCATTCTAATGTGTTTAATGAATATTTTGAGTGTCTACGCTTTACTGCAAAGCGGGCattgttattttgtgtgtgttctcTCTGTATACACATCGTGTGTTGTAGGTCTCATTCTGTGGCTTACTCTTCAGTCAGAATCATGCTCTGAATATCTATTCTGGTTCTCTGTACATTTAATTTGTTGCTCTTAGATGCCATCTAGACTCTACAGTGGACAcccatcacatacacacactcatccACTTTCCCAGGGATGGGCACAAGTTCACCTTCCAACACCACAAATAATGCTACGGTCGATATCCTGGCCCTGGTCCTCTGTGAGCCTCCGTGAGAATTCCTTATGAATCGGGATTTCCCTGCACAGAGCATGTTCCTGCTTAACTCCACTAGGCATGCCAGGTGACCATCCACACGCTCTGCACCCACTCCACCCCTACCAACCGTGCCCACGTCCCAACCAACTCCTGGCATTATCCAAGCCTGGCAAGTTTTTGTTTCCAAGCATTCTCTGCCCCTGGAAAATTTCCTCCTACGTCACCTCCTATTAATTCCACAGTTTTACATCTTACTTTTGGTTTTTTAATCATCTGGAGTTCACGCTTTGTGTGTGGCAATAGGTAGGGATTCGGTTTCAGGGTTCTCCAGACAGCAAATCGCCACCGTTATTTTATATGCCATCATCCCGcgtattttttatatatcacaATCCATGATTTGGAACATAGCTGTTACTAGTGAGCAGCTTGCAGCTGGCTGCTCCCATTAGACTTGAGTTCCTTGAGAGCAGGGTCCAGGTCTGTCTCGTTCTCCATTCAGTCTCTCACTCGGGCTTGGCACAAAGTAAGATCTCAAAGGAATATGATGTgtcagatggagggagggaaggaggaagagaggaaaggatggAGAGGTAGAGGGACAGggtcagagggagagagagaagggtgggaggcaAGGCAGCCCCTCACCTGTTTGCATAACACCAGCCCCCCACCTCACGCTACTCCTCCCCAAGTACCCTTGCTCACCCCCAGGCCTGGGCCATATACAAGGGCAAGCACCTGGAGGGCGCCGACAAGGAGGACCCTTCCACTTGGAAGACCCGGCTTCGCTGTGCTCTCAACAAGAGCGCCGACTTCTGTGAGGTGCGGGAGCGCAGCCAGCTGAACATCTCCAGCCCCTTCAAGGTCTACCGGCTGGTGTCCAGTGGTGCTCACGGCCCAGGTACCATCCTACCCCTGGTGGTGGCTCTCTGGGCAACGAGGACCTCGCTTTGCACATCTGTAACAATGGGGAAATGGTGGACTTATTGAGCTTAAACTCACGGGCAGGTAAAGACAGAAGGACCCTTAGACCACTCAGGTCATCTTCCCATTTgaaaaggaggaaactgaggcccagagagaggtggGTCTTGCCTGAGATCATGCCATGAACTGGGGTCCTCTTGTCTGGAATCACCTCCGTTGAGGGGGTTCCTGTGTCTCTAACTCCATCCAGTTATCGGCGCTCGTGCCTCCTCCGAAGAGGAGGGCGGTCACCGGAGCCAGCGGGAGCCccctggaggagagaggaagccAGCCTGTGGGACAGACCAGGTCAGTGTGTCCTTCCAGCGTCTGCAGCGGTGCCAGCTAAGTCTCCTGTCACCCAAGCCACACTCTCTGTGGTCTCCCACACAAGACCCCTCCCCTCCATGCCCACTCCTCCTATCAGCGCTGCCATCGTTTGGGGGGTCCATCAGTCGGTTCACTTTGCCTCCATCATCTCTGGCTCCTTCACTGGTCCCGTCACTGCCATCATCGTCAGTTCCGTCGCTCTGTCAGCATCTACCCGATTGTCTCCAAATCCACCCTCTGGCCCCTATCATCACTGGGCCCCTCACTCTGTCCCCAGTCACCCGGTGAGATCCAGTTCTACCCACTGGATGCCCTCCACCTTCATCACCTTGAGCTCTCACTGTTGCCATAGCGGCGTCATTTCCATCTCCATCACTGTATCGCCCCTCTTCTCTACATCCCGTCACCTCTCCCCATCAGCCGTGGTTCATCGCTCTGTCCCCAGCCCCCCACCAGTCTGGTACATTCCCCTAATGCCCCTATCAGCATCCATTCCATCACTCTGTCCCCCGATCCCTGTCCCTCCTGTTCCCCATCGCCCCGTTCCCTCCCAGCACCTGTTCCCCCGTCACAGTGGGCTTCAGCTCTGGTCCTATCAACAACTGACAACAACCCCCTCCACGCCCTTGACCTCTGTGGCAAGAAGGGTCTTGAGCTCCGAAACCTCCCAGCCCCTGTCAATCCCAGCTGGCCTCAAGTCTGCCCCGGCCTCCCTCAACCCGAGGGCAGCCACCCTGGAAACTCCTCTCCCGTCCTCACAACCCTGTCTCCTG carries:
- the DUSP15 gene encoding dual specificity protein phosphatase 15, with the protein product MGNGMTKVLPGLYLGNFIDAKDPDQLGRNKITHIISIHESPQPLLQGITYLRIPVADTPEVPIKKHFKECINFIHCCRLNGGSCLVHCFAGISRSTTIVTAYVMTVTGLGWREVLEAIKSTRPIANPNPGFRQQLEEFGWGSSRKLRRQLEERFGESPFRDEVEVRTLLPLCKRCRQGSATSAASPAPQASASEGTLQRLVPRAPREANRPLPLLARVKQTFSCLPRCLSRKGGK